In one Aricia agestis chromosome 5, ilAriAges1.1, whole genome shotgun sequence genomic region, the following are encoded:
- the LOC121727085 gene encoding protein AAR2 homolog: MEIDQETAKKLLVEGGTFVFLGVPEETQFGIDMKCWNTEDDFRGIKMIPPGLHYVHYSAVSNGTGDISPRSGFMHYFDKKEFVVKMWDKNTEDISKDEISDESIQRLKDNLLNLDRHLAPYPYEIWHQWKLLTSQITADLAKKLSPENGMIRASVELMSTTDKDRPRGVKSMDSEEKNSSLEETDASSSPGQSDAKRAKRITREEKEDAMLPDLKPAPGTAMRFTEIPKDKFPPGSTPQEITKHYLDQSYSLELMIAQQDEPLHIIGELQFAYLCFLIGHSLEAFEHWKNLVILLCSCDDAIHKHRSIFFHFIKTIEVQIEEMPEDFLADIVMNKNLVYKKLREFFRTAHVSKVDGRLLTLIERFKENLTEKLQWDFTGLDMDDEDERPVVVNLSQEEAEEI; the protein is encoded by the exons ATGGAAATCGATCAGGAAACTGCAAAAAAGCTTTTGGTAGAAGGTGGAACGTTCGTGTTCTTGGGCGTCCCCGAAGAGACACAATTTGGTATTGATATGAAATGTTGGAACACAGAGGATGACTTTCGCGGAATCAAGATGATTCCACCAGGCTTACATTATGTGCACTATTCGGCAGTGAGTAATGGAACTGGTGATATCTCTCCAAG ATCAGGTTTCAtgcattattttgataagaaagaGTTTGTTGTGAAGATGTGGGACAAAAACACAGAAGACATAAGCAAGGATGAAATAAGCGATGAGAGCATACAGAGACTTAAGGACAACTTGCTGAACCTCGACAGACACTTAGCTCCATATCCTTATGAAATATGGCACCAGTGGAAGCTGTTGACTTCACAAATAACAG CTGACTTAGCTAAAAAACTATCTCCTGAGAATGGTATGATCAGAGCGTCTGTGGAATTAATGTCTACAACAGACAAAGATAGACCAAGAGGTGTTAAATCTATGGATAGTGAAGAGAAGAACTCTTCACTAGAGGAAACCGATGCTAGCTCGAGTCCTGGACAATCTGATGCTAAAAGAGCTAAGAGAATCACCAGAGAAGAAAAAGAAGATGCCATGCTGCCAGATTTGAAACCAGCACCAG GCACTGCAATGAGATTCACTGAAATACCAAAGGACAAATTCCCACCCGGATCTACTCCTCAGGAAATCACTAAACATTACCTGGACCAATCCTACTCACTGGAACTTATGATAGCACAACAAGATGA ACCACTTCACATTATTGGAGAATTGCAATTTGCGTACCTCTGCTTTCTAATTGGACATTCCTTAGAAGCTTTTGAACATTGGAAAAACTTGGTGATTTTACTATGTTCTTGTGACGATGCCATCCACAAACACAGAAGTATATTCTTCCATTTTATAAAAACGATTGAAGTGCAAATTGAAGAGATGCCCGAGGATTTCTTGGCAGACATTGTTATGAACAAGAATTTAGTTTACAAGAAATTGAGAGAGTTTTTCAGAACTGCACACGTGAGTAAAGTTGATGGACGGCTGTTGACGCTCATCGAGAGATTCAAAGAGAACCTAACAGAGAAACTACAATGGGATTTCACTGGACTTGACATGGATGATGAGGACGAAAGACCGGTTGTAGTTAACTTAAGCCAGGAAGAGGCTGAAGAAATATAA
- the LOC121727132 gene encoding uncharacterized protein LOC121727132 has product MSESDGDKNVTRRAQRAPEARDHTIRDGSDTTSSSNFKIKVPPFSPDDPELWFAMIEGQFDVQKITDDHIKFTNVVTNLDIQYAKSVKDIIVAPPSTDRYEKIKQELIKRLSASHEKKVKQLLIHEELGDRKPSQFLRHLQDLGGHSVSDNLLKSIWTNRLPHNIQTVLVSRDSDTLEQLADLADRIQELASPYTVVAMSTGTSQSSSSNEIADLKKMVKELTLKLESHTRASCCTTSRSRPRERNRSSSRQRQRSSSNYNKHPLCWYHAKFGKKAHRCIKPCDFVADKVGNAFGSQ; this is encoded by the coding sequence ATGAGTGAAAGTGATGGTGACAAAAATGTGACGCGCCGGGCGCAACGTGCTCCGGAGGCGCGCGATCACACGATACGTGACGGATCCGACACGACATCGTCGtcgaactttaaaattaaagttcCACCATTTTCTCCCGATGACCCGGAGCTGTGGTTCGCGATGATTGAAGGTCAGTTCGACGTACAAAAAATAACGGACGACCACATAAAATTCACGAATGTTGTCACAAATTTAGACATTCAGTACGCTAAGTCGGTCAAAGACATAATCGTGGCACCTCCTTCAACGGACCGCtacgaaaaaataaaacaagaattGATTAAAAGACTTTCTGCGTCCCACGAAAAGAAAGTAAAACAGCTGTTGATTCACGAGGAGCTTGGCGACCGGAAACCGTCCCAATTCTTACGCCATCTACAGGACCTTGGTGGACATTCCGTGTCAGATAATTTATTGAAGTCTATATGGACTAATCGGCTTCCTCACAATATCCAGACCGTTCTCGTATCTCGGGACTCCGATACTTTGGAGCAATTGGCAGATCTGGCAGACCGTATCCAGGAGTTGGCGTCACCGTATACTGTTGTTGCTATGTCGACCGGTACTTCGCAGTCTAGTAGCAGTAACGAGATTGCAGACCTGAAGAAGATGGTCAAGGAGCTCACACTCAAACTTGAATCCCATACCAGAGCCTCATGCTGTACTACCTCACGCTCCAGACCGCGCGAGCGTAACCGTTCCAGTTCACGACAGCGACAGCGTTCTTCTTCTAACTACAATAAGCATCCGTTATGCTGGTACCATGCCAAATTTGGGAAGAAGGCTCACAGATGCATTAAGCCTTGTGACTTTGTTGCTGATAAGGTGGGAAACGCCTTCGGCAGTCAGTGA
- the LOC121727084 gene encoding MKI67 FHA domain-interacting nucleolar phosphoprotein-like, which yields MEDTVALDSSKQKEFVKGIKKLLKKKDKNDKENENKEKTKGGKVVKKKPKRGLVYLSHIPHGFYEHQMTEYFKQFGVVTNVRVIRSKRTGNSKGFAFVEFKDPTVAEIVAETMNNYLMGKRLLKAEIIPPEKQRKALRKHWNNSNNPGQEARLKMKKLQNAHKTEEEELKIARKLLAGVNKTKKKLSELGINYDFFTPVDMPEILKSNVQGTETVENKQPLKTKKEDAKNKKIKLEEKVSIKNVAVVKKKAKTDDKKTIKSVESVQMKKENSIKPKSEVKEQKVKQKLISDVKETKKNFVKVNKKPQGLTVKRKNK from the exons ATGGAAGATACAGTAGCTTTAGATTCAAGCAAGCAAAAAGAATTTGTAAAAGGGATTAAAAAGCTTCTAAAG AAAAAGGATAAAAATGATAAAGAAaatgaaaacaaagaaaaaacaaaagGTGGAAAAGTTGTTAAAAAGAAACCAAAAAGAGGATTGGTTTATTTGTCCCACATACCACATGGTTTTTATGAG CATCAAATGActgaatattttaaacaatttggTGTGGTGACAAACGTGAGAGTTATACGGTCTAAACGTACTGGCAATTCCAAGGGATTTGCCTTTGTTGAATTCAAAGACCCCACTGTAGCAGAAATTGTTGCGGAAACTATGAATAACTATTTGATGGGAAAAAGGCTGCTGAAAG ctgAAATTATTCCACCTGAGAAGCAGAGGAAAGCCTTAAGAAAGCATTGGAATAACAGCAACAATCCAGGACAAGAAGCAAGGcttaaaatgaaaaaa TTGCAAAATGCACACAAAACAGAAGAAGAGGAATTAAAAATTGCAAGAAAACTATTAGCAGG GGTAAACAAAACTAAAAAGAAGCTAAGTGAATTAGGAATAAATTATGACTTCTTTACACCTGTTGATATGCCAgagattttaaaaagtaatgttcAGGGTACAGAAACAGTGGAAAATAAACAACCTTTGAAAACAAAAAAGGAAGACGCTAAGAATAAAAAGATTAAATTGGAAGAAAAAGTATCCATTAAGAATGTTGCAGTTGTTAAGAAAAAGGCAAAAACGGATGACAAGAAAACTATCAAGAGTGTTGAGTCTGTACAGATGAAAAAAGAAAACAGCATTAAGCCTAAATCAGAAGTAAAGGAACAAAAGGTGAAGCAGAAATTGATATCTGAtgttaaagagacaaaaaagaACTTTGTGAAGGTTAATAAGAAACCACAGGGGTTAACTGTTAAGaggaaaaataaatga
- the LOC121726788 gene encoding PCI domain-containing protein 2 homolog, producing the protein MATGSLNQYIQFVERVYRTGQGNILARLLSLRDEHVANKNLRSSDIASLVEGNCVAPLDEIVVCHLLCLKALHMYDYMEAYNSQSHCVTAVVKLLQNQKEENWCLPLMYTVCLDLRLVAQKAEATSPQSNGKILEKAAESLLACFRVCAADNRTSDDDTKRLGMLNLVNQLLKVYFRINKLHLCKPLIRAIDSSPFKDQFPLAQQITYRYFVGRKAMFDSDYRSADEFLSFALENCHRKSSKNKRLILTYLIPVKMLLGFMPSKALLEKYDLLQFWDLVSAVKNGNLRGIDQVMEDHESFFIRAGIYLIVEKLKITAYRNLFRKVYLAENSHQIEIASFQAALQIMGQEDVDSDETQCIVANLIYDGKIKGYISYQHKKVVVSKQNAFPPLSSLY; encoded by the exons ATGGCAACCGGCAGCTTGAATCAATATATTCAGTTTGTGGAACGCGTTTACAGAACGGGTCAGGGAAACATCCTAGCCCGATTATTGTCTCTAAGAGACGAGCATGTCGCAAATAAAAACTTGCGCTCCAGTGACATAGCTTCCCTAGTGGAAGGAAACTGTGTAGCACCTCTGGATGAGATTGTTGTTTGCCATTTATTGTGTTTAAAG GCTCTTCACATGTATGATTATATGGAAGCGTACAACAGCCAGAGTCATTGCGTGACAGCCGTCGTGAAGCTATTACAGAATCAGAAGGAAGAGAACTGGTGTCTGCCCCTCATGTACACAGTCTGCTTGGACTTAAGACTGGTGGCACAGAAGGCAGAAGCTACAAGCC CTCAAAGCAATGGAAAGATATTAGAAAAAGCTGCTGAAAGTCTTCTTGCCTGCTTCAGAGTCTGTGCAGCAGACAACAGAACTTCTGACGATGATACCAAACGACTTGGTATGTTGAACCTTGTGAACCAACTACTTAAAGTATATTTTCGTATAAACAAGCTGCACTTATGCAAGCCACTCATAAGAGCTATAGACTCATCGCCATTTAAGGACCAATTTCCCCTGGCTCAGCAAATCACCTATAGATACTTTGTTGGCCGGAAAGCCATGTTCGATTCGGACTACAGATCGGCAGATGAGTTTCTGTCATTTGCTCTTGAGAACTGCCACAGAAAAAGCAGTAAAAATAAAAGGCTTATACTGACATATCTGATTCCTGTTAAGATGCTTCTCGGGTTCATGCCCTCAAAAGCACTGCTGGAAAAATATGATCTACTTCAGTTTTGGGATCTTGTTTCTGCGGTAAAGAATGGAAATCTAAGAGGCATTGATCAAGTTATGGAGGATCACGAAAGTTTCTTCATCAGAGCTGGTATATACTTAATTGTTGAGAAACTCAAGATCACCGCTTATAGAAACTTATTCCGGAAGGTGTACCTAGCGGAAAACTCCCATCAAATTGAAATAGCAAGCTTCCAAGCGGCTTTACAGATTATGGGGCAAGAGGATGTTGATTCTGATGAGACACAGTGTATTGTTGCGAATTTAATATATGACGGGAAAATCAAGGGATATATTTCCTATCAACATAAGAAGGTAGTTGTTAGTAAACAAAATGCATTTCCTCCACTGTCTAGTTTGTATTAA